Proteins encoded by one window of Halomonas chromatireducens:
- the hemA gene encoding glutamyl-tRNA reductase: protein MTLLALGINHKTATVAVRERVAFTPTQLESALGELRGVPQVREAAVLSTCNRTELYCVTESSGERLILDWLSHFHGLPVDDLTSCAYHYHDNDAARHLMRVAVGLDSMVLGEPQILGQLKEAYQSARLASGLGGELELLFQHTFSVAKQVRTRTGIGQNPVSVAYAAVSLASRIFDDFGRSRALLIGAGETIELVARHLREAGVRNMIVANRTRERAEVLAREFNAEAISLSEIPDALVRSDIVISSTAAPLPILGKGMAERALKKRRHRPIFMVDIAVPRDIEPEVGDLDDVFLYTVDDLNEVIQENRRHRQAAADQAESLIEHGVSVWLHERRIRSGGELIRRYRDQADELRRHSEQQAMARLARGEDPEEVVRILAHQLTNRMLHRPTVSLREASGSERRDLLAAAEALLLDSSSIKP from the coding sequence ATGACGCTTCTTGCCCTTGGCATCAACCACAAGACAGCCACCGTCGCGGTACGCGAGCGGGTAGCCTTTACGCCGACTCAACTGGAGTCGGCGCTCGGTGAGTTGCGCGGTGTCCCGCAGGTACGCGAAGCTGCCGTGCTGTCGACCTGTAACCGAACCGAGCTCTATTGCGTCACCGAGTCCAGCGGAGAGCGGCTGATTCTCGATTGGCTGAGTCATTTTCACGGGCTTCCGGTTGATGACCTGACTTCCTGTGCCTATCACTACCATGACAACGACGCCGCTCGCCATTTGATGCGAGTGGCCGTGGGACTGGATTCGATGGTGCTGGGCGAACCGCAGATTCTCGGCCAGCTCAAGGAAGCCTACCAGTCGGCGCGTCTGGCCAGCGGGCTGGGCGGCGAGCTGGAACTGCTGTTCCAGCATACCTTTTCGGTGGCCAAGCAGGTGCGCACGCGGACCGGTATTGGCCAGAACCCGGTCTCGGTAGCCTACGCGGCGGTCAGCCTGGCCAGCCGGATATTCGACGACTTCGGCCGCTCCCGTGCGCTCTTGATCGGTGCGGGCGAAACCATCGAGCTGGTGGCACGTCATCTGCGTGAGGCGGGTGTGCGCAACATGATCGTGGCCAATCGTACTCGTGAGCGGGCCGAGGTGCTGGCCCGGGAGTTCAATGCCGAGGCGATCTCATTGAGCGAAATTCCTGATGCGCTGGTGCGTTCGGATATCGTGATCTCGTCCACTGCGGCTCCGTTACCGATTCTCGGCAAGGGCATGGCCGAACGGGCGCTCAAGAAGCGTCGCCATCGACCGATTTTCATGGTCGATATCGCCGTGCCGCGGGATATCGAGCCGGAAGTCGGTGACCTGGATGACGTCTTTCTCTATACCGTGGATGACCTCAACGAGGTGATCCAGGAAAATCGGCGCCACCGGCAGGCTGCGGCCGACCAGGCCGAGTCGTTGATCGAACATGGCGTCAGTGTATGGCTTCATGAACGGCGTATCCGCAGTGGTGGGGAGTTGATCCGGCGCTATCGAGACCAGGCCGACGAGCTGCGCCGGCATTCGGAGCAGCAGGCAATGGCACGGTTGGCTCGTGGAGAAGATCCAGAAGAGGTGGTTCGCATTCTCGCCCATCAGCTCACTAACCGTATGCTGCATCGGCCAACGGTTTCACTGCGCGAAGCGTCGGGCAGTGAGCGC